The proteins below are encoded in one region of Aestuariivirga litoralis:
- a CDS encoding LysE family translocator, which yields MWGFLLASLLIELTPGPNMTWLAVVGARHGRRAALAAVAGVCLGLGLAGLVAGFGLTVLFNTFPSLLTALRVAGTLYLLYLAYDAWIDADDEDVAAASYRTYFSQGFVSNALNPKAYLFYAAILPQFLSPDAGWPQIAWLTALYVAVATGVHTAIALASGSLAGWLKHSPQAVILRRVLAALIGLAAIWFFISTGNLK from the coding sequence ATGTGGGGCTTTCTTCTCGCCAGCCTGCTGATCGAGCTGACGCCCGGCCCCAACATGACCTGGCTGGCCGTGGTGGGCGCACGCCATGGCCGCCGCGCCGCATTGGCCGCCGTAGCGGGTGTGTGCCTGGGCCTGGGTCTCGCAGGGCTTGTCGCGGGCTTCGGCCTCACGGTGTTGTTCAACACCTTCCCTAGTCTGCTCACTGCTTTGCGCGTGGCTGGCACGCTCTATCTGCTCTATCTCGCCTATGACGCGTGGATCGACGCCGATGACGAGGACGTGGCGGCCGCTTCATATCGCACGTATTTCAGCCAGGGCTTCGTGTCCAACGCTCTCAACCCCAAGGCCTATCTGTTCTACGCGGCGATCCTGCCGCAGTTCTTGAGTCCAGACGCGGGCTGGCCGCAGATCGCCTGGCTCACCGCGCTCTATGTGGCCGTGGCGACCGGCGTGCATACTGCAATCGCACTGGCCTCCGGCAGCCTGGCAGGCTGGCTCAAACATTCACCGCAAGCCGTGATCCTGCGCCGTGTTCTGGCCGCGCTGATCGGCCTCGCCGCCATCTGGTTCTTCATCTCGACAGGAAATCTGAAATGA
- a CDS encoding aminotransferase class IV, with product MNAPIAPASNLHDAAIDPRNLNILISVNGELFPREKAMVSVFDSGFILGDGVWEGLRLVGGGVPFLREHIERLYEGAKAIFMDIGLSPDELVARLFACIAANKMSDGVHIRLMVTRGVKATPYQDPRVTIGSATIVIIPEYKEPRPGAMEHGLSLHTVNIRRGAPDVQDQKLNSHSKLNCILACVQAANAGADEALMLDPLGFVATCNSTHFFIVRRGELWTSTGQYCIPGITRRALLRVAHDLGIPAFEKQFSLYDVYGADEAFVTGTFAGVTPVRVIDGRPVRHPLSTEEWSGAGPISRKLSEGYKALAKKEALRAL from the coding sequence ATGAACGCTCCCATCGCCCCCGCCTCCAACCTCCACGACGCTGCCATCGATCCACGCAATCTCAACATTTTGATCTCGGTCAATGGCGAGTTGTTCCCGCGCGAGAAAGCCATGGTTTCGGTTTTTGACTCAGGTTTCATCCTGGGCGATGGCGTGTGGGAGGGCTTGCGCCTGGTGGGCGGCGGCGTGCCATTTCTGCGCGAGCATATTGAGCGGCTGTATGAAGGCGCCAAGGCGATCTTCATGGACATCGGGCTCTCGCCCGATGAGCTCGTAGCACGGCTGTTCGCCTGCATCGCCGCCAACAAGATGAGCGACGGCGTGCATATCCGCCTGATGGTGACGCGTGGCGTGAAGGCCACGCCCTATCAAGACCCGCGCGTGACCATCGGCTCGGCCACCATCGTGATCATCCCCGAATATAAAGAGCCGCGGCCCGGTGCGATGGAGCACGGCCTGTCGCTGCATACGGTGAATATCCGCCGGGGTGCGCCCGATGTGCAGGACCAGAAGCTGAATTCGCATTCCAAGCTGAATTGCATCCTGGCCTGCGTGCAGGCCGCCAATGCCGGCGCCGACGAGGCGCTGATGCTCGATCCGCTGGGCTTTGTGGCCACCTGCAATTCCACGCATTTCTTCATCGTGCGCCGGGGCGAGCTATGGACTTCTACAGGGCAATATTGCATCCCCGGCATTACGAGGCGCGCACTGCTGCGCGTGGCGCATGACCTGGGCATTCCGGCTTTTGAAAAGCAGTTCTCGCTGTATGACGTCTATGGCGCCGACGAGGCTTTCGTCACTGGCACCTTTGCGGGCGTGACACCTGTGCGGGTGATTGACGGGCGGCCGGTGCGCCATCCACTGTCCACCGAGGAGTGGAGTGGCGCCGGGCCGATTTCGCGCAAGCTGTCGGAAGGCTACAAGGCGCTGGCCAAAAAAGAAGCGCTGCGCGCACTCTGA
- a CDS encoding GAF domain-containing protein — MANDYFEPDNLLKSMLALEAFDILDTPPEEGYDAVVQQAKEICNTPVALVTFVVPERQWFKAAAGFDGCETTLDKSVCKFAMWSDDIFVITDLSKDERTKMNPLVTSDPSIRFYAGAPLRTTDGVPLGSLCVIDLVPRPEGLTDAQKDALRALAGQVMEQLEARKAMREQVELAE, encoded by the coding sequence ATGGCAAACGACTATTTCGAACCCGACAATCTCCTCAAAAGCATGCTGGCTCTGGAAGCGTTTGACATTCTCGATACGCCGCCGGAGGAGGGCTATGACGCCGTCGTCCAGCAGGCCAAGGAGATTTGCAACACGCCGGTGGCGCTGGTCACTTTCGTGGTGCCCGAGCGGCAATGGTTCAAGGCGGCGGCGGGTTTTGACGGCTGCGAAACCACGCTGGATAAATCGGTATGCAAATTCGCCATGTGGTCGGACGACATTTTTGTGATCACCGACCTGAGCAAGGATGAGCGCACCAAGATGAACCCGCTGGTGACCAGCGATCCTTCCATCAGGTTCTATGCCGGCGCGCCCTTACGCACCACCGACGGCGTTCCGCTGGGCTCGCTCTGCGTGATCGACCTTGTGCCGCGCCCGGAAGGATTGACGGACGCGCAGAAGGACGCGCTCAGGGCACTGGCCGGGCAGGTGATGGAGCAGCTCGAGGCGCGGAAGGCTATGCGGGAGCAGGTGGAGCTGGCGGAGTAA
- a CDS encoding PIN-like domain-containing protein, whose translation MIEVFDRQLELPALPALISALSTAQTNRPFANAAIALDASAVLRIPGHKKSVGIIDYLNAQHQGPIILPGQVVQEFWNNQLNVIDTISKSLQKNFEAFMKDVERAGSETDPALISLKAGLDDFKDRNGALFHPDMIRRTEQFLEGLKSTAEVPFAPRQALHQSAEHRKKAKTPPGFKDPGDGDFYVWADLLFGLLKLKANRRNFDRLILITNDAKLDWCREGKPHPVLFAEARALLEVDFDIWTLDKFANGVAA comes from the coding sequence ATGATTGAAGTCTTCGACAGACAACTAGAATTGCCAGCACTTCCCGCGCTCATATCCGCATTGAGTACTGCGCAAACCAATCGACCATTTGCAAATGCAGCAATTGCTCTTGATGCCAGTGCCGTGCTTCGCATTCCCGGTCATAAAAAAAGCGTGGGGATAATTGACTATCTGAATGCCCAACATCAAGGACCAATCATACTCCCGGGGCAGGTCGTTCAGGAATTTTGGAATAATCAGCTAAATGTGATCGACACCATTTCTAAGAGTCTGCAAAAAAACTTTGAGGCTTTCATGAAGGATGTTGAGCGAGCGGGAAGCGAGACAGATCCAGCTCTAATATCTTTAAAAGCAGGGCTGGATGATTTCAAAGATAGAAACGGGGCACTCTTTCATCCCGATATGATCAGACGTACTGAGCAATTTCTTGAAGGGCTAAAGTCGACGGCAGAAGTGCCATTTGCCCCTCGCCAAGCACTACATCAGAGTGCTGAACACCGGAAGAAAGCGAAGACACCACCAGGTTTCAAAGATCCGGGTGACGGCGATTTTTATGTTTGGGCAGATCTTTTATTTGGCCTACTTAAATTGAAAGCAAACCGTCGCAATTTTGACCGGCTCATTTTGATAACAAACGATGCGAAATTGGATTGGTGCAGAGAAGGTAAGCCCCATCCAGTTTTGTTCGCGGAAGCGCGCGCTTTGCTCGAAGTTGATTTTGATATCTGGACACTCGACAAATTTGCGAACGGTGTGGCCGCTTAG
- a CDS encoding DUF262 domain-containing protein, with amino-acid sequence MAQTELNANASTAGALFSSSMFEVPPYQREYAWQDEEVKEFYSDIQGALEGESYFLGLVILTEQGQRKQIVDGQQRIVTLSLLAAALFHEATRSGRKALADRLQADFLSSIDYATDETKPRVWLTDSEDNVTFQDIIANGTKAKKVKNQDSTSGQMRASFDFIAKSLATDLAPDPFRRLGKWTEFITHKLYFAVFVHPNPATAYGVFEVINTRGRDLTTADLLKNFILSQTPEIKRESIYENWKRIASTFSAEGTTSLVQYIRHVITVESGYVLPRDLFAFLANRDPSNSKRAPSALEVLNLLGQRLPIYSQMIDPTLEGPAEPFALKAFIALNKLNVITVRPLMLAISDLPNPQQGLEYVLKLVVRRIIVGTLGTGNIERRFSDAAKKVKDTSSWGFLESDLRDLNPTKDFFESQLSKRSFNKGTLSFIRNSIVSRSIVPETYGVLHFVMPKTAIAWPGFDDDERAYWLTTIGNTFLSSEVRRPGDAITWPGFKVHVLPTAWHGEWVRELEEIEVWDATAVKLMAARLAKAAADIWYA; translated from the coding sequence ATGGCCCAAACGGAATTAAACGCAAATGCCAGTACAGCAGGCGCGTTGTTTTCAAGCTCGATGTTCGAAGTTCCTCCATACCAGCGTGAGTATGCTTGGCAAGACGAGGAAGTGAAGGAGTTCTATTCCGACATACAAGGCGCCCTTGAGGGCGAAAGTTATTTCCTTGGCCTAGTGATCTTAACTGAGCAAGGCCAGCGAAAACAGATTGTCGATGGGCAACAGCGAATTGTCACTCTAAGTTTGCTTGCGGCTGCGCTATTTCACGAAGCAACACGCAGCGGTCGTAAGGCGCTAGCTGATAGACTTCAGGCAGATTTCCTAAGCTCAATTGATTATGCAACTGATGAAACCAAGCCTCGTGTGTGGCTCACTGACAGCGAAGATAACGTCACATTTCAAGATATCATTGCCAACGGCACCAAGGCCAAAAAGGTCAAAAACCAAGATAGCACCTCGGGGCAAATGCGTGCGTCGTTCGATTTTATTGCAAAATCTCTTGCTACGGACTTAGCGCCAGATCCGTTCAGACGGCTGGGTAAGTGGACCGAGTTTATAACACACAAGCTCTACTTTGCAGTTTTCGTACATCCGAACCCTGCGACAGCCTACGGTGTTTTTGAGGTTATCAATACAAGAGGACGCGATCTCACCACCGCCGACCTCCTAAAAAATTTCATTTTAAGCCAAACGCCAGAGATTAAAAGAGAGTCGATATATGAAAACTGGAAGCGGATCGCGAGCACGTTTTCTGCTGAAGGGACAACTAGTCTCGTTCAATATATTCGTCATGTCATCACCGTCGAGAGCGGTTATGTATTGCCTAGGGACTTGTTTGCGTTTTTGGCAAATCGCGATCCGTCCAACAGTAAAAGAGCACCTTCAGCCTTAGAGGTCTTAAACCTCTTGGGCCAACGCTTGCCAATATATTCTCAAATGATTGACCCAACTCTAGAGGGCCCAGCTGAACCGTTTGCACTGAAGGCGTTTATCGCACTGAACAAGTTAAACGTCATCACCGTTCGACCTCTCATGTTAGCTATTTCAGATTTACCTAATCCGCAGCAGGGGCTCGAATATGTACTGAAACTAGTTGTCAGGCGCATTATCGTAGGAACACTTGGAACCGGCAATATTGAACGCAGATTTTCGGATGCGGCCAAAAAAGTAAAAGACACTTCGTCATGGGGGTTCCTTGAAAGCGACCTGCGCGACCTCAATCCAACAAAAGATTTCTTTGAAAGCCAGTTGAGCAAAAGATCGTTCAACAAAGGAACGCTATCATTCATTCGAAACTCCATTGTGTCTCGGTCAATCGTTCCAGAGACCTACGGAGTCTTGCATTTCGTTATGCCGAAAACCGCTATCGCCTGGCCTGGGTTTGATGATGATGAGCGGGCCTATTGGCTCACCACAATCGGCAACACGTTTTTGTCATCCGAAGTCAGGCGACCGGGCGACGCGATCACATGGCCTGGGTTCAAGGTGCACGTGCTTCCAACTGCATGGCATGGGGAGTGGGTGCGCGAGCTAGAAGAAATTGAAGTTTGGGATGCAACCGCAGTTAAGTTGATGGCAGCGCGCCTAGCAAAAGCGGCAGCTGATATTTGGTATGCTTAG
- a CDS encoding monovalent cation:proton antiporter-2 (CPA2) family protein: MELNQFLLWSLLYLAAVVISAPIAKRLGLGSVLGFLAAGVIIGPSVLGFVRAGDEAVKNFAEFGITMMLFLAGLELEIDKLKELRTKMMGLGVAQLLGVAGVLGLAAFAFRGDWREAVCIGLILALSSTAIVLQSLQETGKLKTPAGQSVFAILLFQDISLIPILALLPLIAGTRPEPDEHSLNLFAHTPVYLHVGAIILAVAAVLVAGRYILRPLFRIIAGTGQREIFVGFSLLLVMAISLLMACVGLSPSLGAFLAGVVLADSEYRHEIDMDLQPFKGLLLAIFFIAVGAEIDFSLFKTAAVTVIASLVGFIALKFATQYVIARIFKLTKPDQWFFTAALTQASEFGFVLIAFCVGLGLLTAETAAMLTAVVALSMAAAPLLMMLDRKVIQPSFTRALDAREADEIIHDGADAIIAGHGRFGMTVGRVLNAQGYKTVVLENDSSQVDVMRKFGFNVFYGDALRLDLLEAAGARHARLLVIAIDQPDKVNELVQIVRGNFPNLEIFVRAFDRSHAMELMKNGVTNVYREVFGSSLFMSHDILLALGHTKPEAGRMVKLFRELDEKFLRKSAAVQDDDEQKLIDLARQSRSEIARVFAADQELQKQEEQRSIRHET; the protein is encoded by the coding sequence ATGGAACTCAATCAATTTCTTCTCTGGTCTCTCCTCTATCTCGCAGCCGTGGTGATCTCGGCACCCATTGCCAAGCGCCTGGGCCTCGGTTCGGTGCTGGGATTTCTCGCTGCCGGTGTGATCATCGGGCCTTCGGTGCTGGGCTTCGTGCGCGCTGGCGACGAGGCGGTTAAAAACTTCGCCGAATTCGGCATCACCATGATGCTGTTCCTCGCCGGCCTTGAACTCGAAATCGACAAGCTGAAAGAGCTGCGCACCAAGATGATGGGCCTTGGCGTGGCGCAACTTCTCGGCGTAGCCGGCGTGCTGGGCCTTGCCGCCTTCGCTTTCCGTGGCGATTGGCGCGAGGCGGTTTGCATCGGGCTTATTCTCGCACTCTCCTCTACCGCCATCGTGCTGCAATCGCTGCAGGAAACAGGCAAGCTGAAGACCCCGGCTGGCCAATCGGTCTTCGCCATTCTCTTGTTCCAGGACATTTCGCTGATCCCGATCCTCGCCCTCTTGCCGCTGATTGCCGGCACGCGGCCCGAGCCTGATGAGCACAGCCTGAACCTGTTCGCGCATACGCCAGTCTATCTCCATGTCGGCGCGATTATTCTCGCCGTTGCTGCCGTGCTGGTGGCCGGGCGTTACATCCTGCGCCCGCTGTTCCGCATCATCGCCGGCACCGGCCAGCGCGAAATCTTCGTCGGCTTCTCGCTGCTGCTGGTGATGGCGATTTCGCTGCTGATGGCTTGTGTGGGCTTGTCGCCCTCGCTCGGCGCCTTCCTCGCCGGCGTGGTTCTGGCCGACAGTGAATACCGCCACGAAATCGATATGGACTTGCAGCCCTTCAAAGGCTTGCTGCTGGCCATCTTCTTCATCGCGGTGGGTGCCGAGATTGATTTCAGCCTGTTCAAGACGGCAGCCGTCACCGTGATCGCCAGCCTCGTCGGCTTCATCGCGCTGAAATTCGCCACCCAATATGTGATCGCGCGGATTTTCAAACTGACCAAGCCGGACCAGTGGTTCTTCACCGCGGCGCTGACGCAAGCCTCGGAATTCGGCTTCGTGCTGATCGCCTTCTGCGTGGGGCTTGGCCTTCTGACGGCAGAGACTGCGGCCATGCTCACCGCTGTTGTGGCACTGTCGATGGCCGCTGCACCGCTGCTGATGATGCTGGACCGCAAGGTGATCCAGCCCAGCTTCACCCGCGCCCTCGACGCGCGCGAGGCTGATGAGATCATCCATGATGGTGCGGATGCCATCATCGCCGGCCATGGCCGTTTCGGCATGACGGTGGGCCGCGTGCTGAACGCGCAAGGCTACAAGACCGTGGTGCTGGAGAATGACTCGAGCCAGGTCGATGTGATGCGCAAATTCGGCTTCAATGTTTTCTATGGCGATGCGCTGCGCCTTGATCTGCTGGAGGCTGCCGGCGCGCGCCATGCGAGATTGCTGGTCATCGCCATTGACCAGCCGGATAAGGTGAATGAGCTGGTCCAGATCGTACGCGGCAATTTCCCCAATCTGGAAATCTTCGTGCGCGCCTTTGACCGCAGCCACGCGATGGAGCTGATGAAAAACGGTGTCACCAATGTGTACCGCGAGGTGTTCGGCTCGTCGCTGTTCATGAGCCACGACATCCTGCTCGCCCTCGGCCACACCAAGCCCGAAGCCGGCCGCATGGTGAAACTGTTCCGCGAACTGGACGAGAAGTTCCTGAGAAAATCTGCCGCCGTGCAGGATGACGACGAACAGAAACTGATCGATCTGGCCAGACAGTCACGCAGCGAAATCGCGAGAGTCTTCGCCGCCGACCAGGAACTGCAAAAGCAGGAAGAACAACGCAGCATCCGCCACGAAACCTGA
- a CDS encoding DUF1153 domain-containing protein codes for MNGQLRPRVNYVIGPDGSPLTIADLPPPGNHRWVIRRKAEVVAAVRGGLLSLEEACSRYTLTVEEYLGWQRSIDKHGLAGLRTTRIQHYRQ; via the coding sequence ATGAATGGTCAGTTGCGTCCACGCGTCAATTACGTCATCGGGCCCGATGGCAGTCCCTTGACGATCGCCGATCTTCCTCCTCCCGGCAATCACCGCTGGGTGATCCGCCGCAAGGCGGAAGTGGTGGCTGCCGTTCGCGGTGGTCTCCTTTCCCTGGAAGAAGCCTGCAGCCGGTATACCCTCACTGTTGAGGAATATCTGGGCTGGCAGCGGTCGATCGACAAGCACGGCCTTGCCGGTTTGCGCACCACGCGCATCCAGCATTACCGCCAGTAA
- the mnmA gene encoding tRNA 2-thiouridine(34) synthase MnmA, producing the protein MNIDRRIIDLVHDAMALPGDPSSHRVVCAMSGGVDSSVAAALLKLAGYDVVGITLQLYDHGEAIRKKGACCAGQDIHDARRVAAALDIPHYVLDFETRFKESVIDEFVEAYVQGATPIPCVRCNQTVKFADLLARAHDLDASALVTGHYVESRVLANGHRGLFTPADIARDQSYFLFATTQKQLDFLRFPLGLLSKPEARAVAEELGLMVAQKPDSQDICFVPDGNYADVILKLRPDAATPGNIVDMDGSVLGQHNGIIHYTIGQRKGLGIGGGAPLFVVRLEADTAQVVVGPREALKQHDISVSDVNWLGALALSDQPQEVFARIRSTRAPVPALLKRDGAGAVLTVAEGEFGVSPGQAAVFYDGQGAGQRVLGGGFIALPKTRVAFTRSQALPAHA; encoded by the coding sequence ATGAATATCGACAGACGCATCATTGATCTCGTGCATGACGCCATGGCTCTGCCAGGTGATCCGTCATCGCATAGAGTCGTGTGCGCCATGTCAGGCGGGGTGGATTCTTCCGTGGCCGCCGCGCTGCTGAAGTTGGCCGGCTATGATGTGGTCGGTATCACGCTGCAGCTTTATGATCATGGCGAAGCCATCCGCAAGAAGGGCGCCTGCTGTGCGGGCCAGGATATTCACGATGCGCGCCGCGTGGCCGCTGCGCTGGATATTCCGCATTACGTGCTGGATTTTGAAACGCGCTTCAAGGAAAGCGTGATCGACGAATTCGTCGAAGCCTATGTGCAGGGGGCCACCCCCATTCCCTGCGTGCGCTGTAACCAGACGGTGAAATTCGCCGATCTGCTCGCCCGCGCCCATGATCTGGACGCTTCCGCTTTGGTGACGGGCCATTATGTAGAAAGCCGCGTGCTGGCCAACGGCCACCGCGGCCTGTTCACGCCCGCCGATATTGCGCGTGACCAAAGCTATTTCCTTTTTGCCACCACGCAGAAGCAGCTGGATTTCTTGCGCTTCCCGCTGGGCCTGCTGAGCAAGCCGGAAGCGCGCGCTGTGGCGGAGGAACTGGGCCTGATGGTGGCGCAGAAGCCAGACAGTCAGGACATCTGCTTCGTGCCGGATGGCAATTACGCCGATGTGATTCTGAAGCTGCGGCCTGATGCGGCAACGCCAGGCAATATTGTGGATATGGATGGCAGTGTGCTGGGCCAGCACAATGGCATCATCCATTACACGATCGGCCAACGCAAAGGTTTAGGCATCGGCGGTGGAGCGCCCTTGTTTGTTGTGCGGCTGGAGGCTGATACCGCGCAAGTGGTGGTCGGCCCACGTGAAGCCTTGAAGCAGCATGATATCAGCGTAAGCGATGTGAATTGGCTGGGTGCCTTGGCACTGTCGGATCAGCCTCAGGAAGTTTTTGCCCGCATCCGCTCGACGCGTGCCCCCGTTCCCGCTTTGCTGAAGCGCGATGGGGCAGGGGCCGTGCTCACGGTGGCGGAAGGCGAATTCGGCGTATCGCCCGGCCAGGCCGCTGTGTTTTATGACGGGCAGGGCGCTGGCCAGCGTGTGTTGGGCGGCGGGTTTATCGCGCTGCCGAAAACCCGTGTCGCCTTCACTCGTTCGCAAGCGTTGCCGGCCCATGCCTAA
- a CDS encoding class I SAM-dependent methyltransferase, translating into MPNPNRIVETCRKAVQPLVFLRQFVESPRAVGSFVPSGEHLAAAMVKGLAPCSGLVVELGPGTGVFTRRLLAMGIEPAHLMLVEFNPVFARRLRKEFLGVDVAEGDAADLDMMLAERGLDKAALILSSLPFRNLPAESASRIVMAMGRALAPGGTVVQFTYRLLPPIAPDDALRAGLAGRRQELVLANFPPAFVWHYDKRE; encoded by the coding sequence ATGCCTAATCCCAACCGCATTGTGGAAACATGCCGCAAGGCGGTCCAGCCGCTGGTTTTCCTGCGGCAGTTTGTTGAGTCACCACGTGCGGTCGGCTCCTTTGTGCCCAGTGGCGAGCATCTGGCTGCGGCCATGGTCAAGGGCTTGGCGCCCTGTTCCGGGCTGGTGGTGGAGCTGGGGCCGGGCACGGGTGTGTTCACCCGCCGGTTATTGGCCATGGGCATTGAACCTGCGCATTTGATGTTGGTCGAATTCAATCCGGTCTTTGCGCGCCGGCTGCGGAAAGAATTTTTGGGCGTTGATGTCGCTGAAGGTGATGCGGCAGATCTCGATATGATGCTGGCGGAACGCGGCTTGGACAAAGCAGCGCTGATCCTGTCGAGCTTGCCGTTCCGCAATTTGCCGGCAGAGAGTGCCAGCCGCATCGTGATGGCGATGGGCCGCGCGCTGGCGCCGGGCGGCACTGTCGTTCAGTTCACTTATCGTCTCTTGCCGCCCATCGCACCTGATGACGCGTTGCGCGCCGGGCTGGCGGGGCGGCGGCAGGAACTGGTTCTTGCCAATTTTCCGCCAGCCTTCGTCTGGCATTATGACAAGCGGGAGTGA
- a CDS encoding CDP-alcohol phosphatidyltransferase family protein — protein sequence MPKLQIKPSLEHEIKKGVAWSVHAFTASGIVLGFLALVSVLKNDAVAAFMWLGLALFVDGVDGTLARRARVKEYTPNFDGGSLDLVIDFFTYVAVPALMIYWFDMVPAPFWFGTQTWSLIMAALIMAVSLYTFANVNMKSFDYYFVGFPAIWNVVVLYFYLFNTGWVVNFITIIGLSILTFIPVKFVHPLRVTLWRNVTVPMTVLWAALTLSLVISGRNPDYSDWSYKIQLFLFGFASLYFAGISLWRTFVVGDKEEEHE from the coding sequence GTGCCGAAGCTTCAAATCAAGCCTAGTCTCGAACATGAGATCAAGAAGGGCGTGGCCTGGTCGGTTCATGCCTTTACAGCCAGCGGCATCGTGCTGGGTTTTCTCGCGCTCGTATCGGTTCTGAAAAATGATGCCGTTGCCGCCTTCATGTGGCTGGGCCTCGCACTTTTCGTGGACGGAGTAGATGGCACGCTGGCACGGCGGGCCCGCGTGAAAGAATACACACCGAATTTTGATGGTGGCTCGCTCGATCTGGTGATCGATTTCTTCACTTACGTGGCAGTGCCGGCATTGATGATCTATTGGTTTGACATGGTGCCCGCGCCCTTCTGGTTCGGCACCCAGACCTGGAGCCTGATCATGGCGGCGCTGATCATGGCCGTTTCGCTCTATACATTCGCCAATGTGAACATGAAGAGCTTCGATTATTATTTCGTGGGCTTTCCAGCCATCTGGAATGTGGTGGTGCTGTATTTCTACCTGTTCAATACCGGCTGGGTGGTCAATTTCATCACTATCATTGGGCTTTCCATCCTCACTTTTATTCCGGTGAAGTTCGTGCATCCACTGCGCGTCACGCTGTGGCGCAATGTGACGGTGCCGATGACGGTGCTGTGGGCGGCATTGACACTCAGCCTGGTGATTTCAGGCCGCAACCCGGACTATTCCGATTGGTCCTACAAGATTCAATTGTTCCTGTTCGGCTTCGCGTCGCTCTATTTTGCCGGCATCTCGCTGTGGCGCACCTTTGTGGTGGGCGACAAGGAAGAGGAACACGAGTGA